In the genome of Drosophila yakuba strain Tai18E2 chromosome 3R, Prin_Dyak_Tai18E2_2.1, whole genome shotgun sequence, one region contains:
- the LOC6538740 gene encoding protein crumbs isoform X7 — MAIIANASLPKQQKQRQATTGTTTTVAASVETATTTARSRDRTKSAAQITSHLLKRAISVYSSPQWIPLFILIYLATDVASVAVPTKEAYFNGSTYLRLTTPMPIWDHSAISFRSCRGGEILAQQYNKNSIVISVLNDFLQISLAGPAVHGPNNRLDVKLPYQLLDNRWHTLQFKYEYGNLYLHVDRAASIFANSTYNSQFLTNQDIGYKDAILILGNSFSGCLLDGPGLQFVNNSTVQNVVFGHCPLTPGPCSDHDLFTRLPDNFCLNDPCMGHGTCSSSPDGYECRCTARYSGKNCQKDNGSPCAKNPCENGGSCLENSRGDYQCFCDPNHSGQHCETEVNIHPLCQTNPCLNNGACVVIGGSGALTCECPKGYAGARCEVDTDECASQPCQNNGSCIDRINGFSCDCSGTGYTGAFCQTNVDECDKNPCLNGGRCFDTYGWYTCQCLDGWGGEICDRPMTCQTQQCLNGGTCLDKQIGFQCLCPPEYTGELCQIAPSCAQQCPIDSECVGGKCVCKPGSSGYNCQTSTGDGAAALALTPINCNATNGKCLNGGTCSMNGTHCYCAVGYSGDRCEKAENCSPLNCQEPMVCVQNQCLCPENKVCNQCATQPCQNGGECVDLPNGDYECKCTRGWTGRTCGNDVDECTLHPKICGNGICKNEKGSYKCYCTPGFTGVHCDSDVDECLSFPCLNGATCHNKINAYECVCQPGYEGENCEVDIDECGSNPCSNGSTCIDRINNFTCNCIPGMTGRICDIDIDDCVGDPCLNGGQCIDQLGGFRCDCSGTGYEGQNCELNIDECLSNPCTNGAKCVDKVKDYFCDCHNGYKGKNCEQDINECESNPCQYNGNCLERSNMTLYQMSRITDLPKVFSQPFTFENASGYECVCVPGIIGKNCEININECDSNPCSKHGNCNDGIGTYTCECEPGFEGTHCEINIDECDRYNPCQRGTCYDQIDDYDCDCDANYGGKNCSVLLKGCDQNPCLNGGACLPYLINEVTHLYNCTCENGFQGDKCEKTTTLSMVATSLISVTTEREEGYDINLQFRTTLPNGVLAFGTTGEKNEPVSYILELINGRLNLHSSLLNKWEGVFIGSKLNDSNWHKVFVAINTSHLVLSANDEQAIFPVGSYETANNSQPSFPRTYLGGTIPNLKSYLRHLTHQPSAFVGCMQDIMVNGKWIFPDEQDANVSYTKLENVQSGCPRTEQCKPNPCHSNGECTDLWHTFACHCPRPFFGHTCQHNMTAATFGHENTTHSAVIVETTDVARRAIRSILDISMFIRTREPTGQVFYLGTDPRKAPTKNVGDSYVAAKLHGGELLVKMQFSGTPEAYTVGGQKLDNGYNHLIEVVRNQTLVQVKLNGTEYFRKTLSTTGLLDAQVLYLGGPAPTRESLLGATTEPGMVPVPGAGVPIEDTTVPKEADDSRDYFKGIIQDVKVSNGSLNLIVEMYSLNVTDVQVNAKPLGAVTIDRASVLPGEVSDDLCRKNPCLHNAECRNTWNDYTCKCPNGYKGKNCQEIEFCQHVTCPGQSLCQNLDDGYECVTNTTFTGQERSPLAFFYFQEPQSDDIVSEAAPKQILKPVIDIAFRTRAGGTLLYIDNVDGFFEIGVNGGRVTITWKLSALHFGESARFEKENTDGEWSRIYLRAHNSKLEGGWKGWESMVDPTPAFSTDIDQAAFQSLIATSTQVYLGGMPESRQARGSTLSAQQGSQFKGCVGEARVGDLLLPYFSMAELYSRTNVSVQQKAQFRLNATRPEEGCILCFQTDCKNDGFCQSPSDEYACTCQPGFEGDDCGTDIDECLNTECMNNGTCINQVAAFYCQCQPGFEGQHCEQNIDECADQPCHNGGNCTDLIASYVCDCPEDYMGPQCDVLKQMTCENEPCRNGSTCQNGFNASTGNNFTCTCVSGFEGPLCDIPFCEITPCDNGGLCLTTGAVPMCKCSLGYTGRLCEQDINECESNPCQNGGQCKDLVGRYECDCQGTGFEGIRCENDIDECSVEGDYCGGLGRCFNKPGSFQCICQKPHCGAYCNFTDPCNATDLCSNGGRCVESCGTKPDYYCECPEGFAGKNCTAPITAKEDGPSTTDIAIIVIPVVVVLLLIAGALLGTFLVMARNKRATRGTYSPSAQEYCNPRLEMDNVLKPPPEERLI; from the exons ATGTCGCCTCAGTGGCGGTGCCAACGAAGGAGGCATACTTTAATGGCTCCACTTACCTCCGCCTGACCACGCCGATGCCCATTTGGGACCACTCGGCGATTAGTTTCCGCTCGTGCCGCGGCGGCGAGATCCTCGCCCAGCAGTACAACAAGAACTCCATTGTAATCTCAGTGCTCAATGACTTTCTGCAAATCTCACTGGCCGGACCCGCCGTCCATGGGCCCAACAACCGGCTGGATGTCAAGCTGCCCTACCAACTGCTGGACAACCGCTGGCATACGCTGCAGTTCAAGTACGAGTACGGCAATCTCTATCTGCATGTGGATCGCGCGGCAAGCATATTTG CCAACTCCACGTACAACAGCCAGTTCCTGACGAACCAGGACATCGGCTACAAGGACGCCATCTTGATACTGGGCAACTCCTTCTCCGGCTGCCTCCTGGATGGACCAGGTCTGCAGTTTGTGAACAACTCGACCGTGCAGAATGTGGTCTTTGGCCACTGTCCCTTGACACCAGGTCCCTGCAGTGATCACGATCTTTTCACCAGACTGCCGGACAACTTCTGTCTGAATGACCCATGCATGGGCCATGGAACCTGCTCCTCGAGTCCCGACGGATACGAGTGTCGGTGCACGGCACGTTACTCGGGAAAGAACTGCCAGAAGGACAATGGCTCACCGTGTGCCAAGAATCCGTGCGAGAACGGCGGTTCCTGCCTGGAGAACTCACGAGGGGATTACCAGTGCTTCTGTGATCCCAACCACAGTGGTCAGCACTGCGAGACGGAGGTGAACATCCATCCACTCTGCCAGACGAATCCCTGCCTGAACAATGGAGCGTGTGTGGTGATTGGCGGAAGTGGAGCACTCACCTGCGAGTGTCCCAAGGGATACGCTGGTGCCAGGTGCGAGGTGGACACGGATGAGTGCGCATCACAGCCGTGTCAAAACAACGGCAGCTGCATCGACCGCATCAATGGATTCAGCTGCGACTGCAGCGGCACCGGCTACACGGGTGCCTTCTGCCAGACGAATGTGGATGAGTGCGACAAGAATCCGTGCCTGAACGGCGGCAGATGCTTCGATACCTACGGCTGGTACACCTGCCAGTGTCTGGACGGTTGGGGCGGTGAGATTTGTGATCGACCCATGACTTGCCAGACGCAGCAGTGCTTGAACGGCGGCACCTGCCTGGACAAACAGATCGGCTTCCAGTGCCTCTGTCCGCCGGAGTACACGGGTGAACTGTGCCAGATCGCACCCAGCTGCGCCCAGCAGTGTCCCATCGATTCGGAGTGTGTTGGCGGCAAGTGCGTGTGTAAGCCAGGCTCATCGG GTTACAACTGTCAAACGAGCACGGGCGATGGAGCGGCTGCTTTGGCCCTGACACCCATCAACTGCAATGCCACCAATGGAAAGTGCCTCAATGGAGGCACCTGCTCCATGAACGGAACCCACTGCTACTGCGCCGTCGGCTATTCGGGAGATCGCTGCGAGAAGGCCGAAAACTGTTCGCCACTAAACTGCCAGGAGCCGATGGTTTGTGTCCAGAACCAGTGCCTCTGTCCGGAGAACAAGGTGTGCAACCAGTGCGCCACCCAACCGTGCCAGAATGGCGGAGAGTGCGTGGACCTACCGAATGGAGACTACGAGTGCAAGTGCACCCGGGGATGGACTGGACGTACCTGCGGCAACGACGTGGACGAGTGCACACTGCATCCGAAGATCTGCGGCAATGGTATCTGCAAGAACGAGAAGGGATCGTACAAGTGCTATTGCACACCTGGATTTACCGGAGTCCACTGCGATTCCGATGTGGACGAATGCCTCAGCTTTCCCTGCCTCAACGGAGCCACGTGTCACAACAAG aTAAATGCCTACGAATGCGTATGCCAACCAGGATACGAGGGCGAGAACTGCGAAGTGGACATCGATGAGTGCGGTAGTAATCCCTGCTCGAACGGCTCCACCTGCATTGATAGGATCAACAACTTCACCTGCAACTGCATTCCGGGAATGACGGGCCGCATCTGtgacatcgacatcgacgaCTGTGTGGGAGATCCCTGCTTGAATGGAGGTCAGTGCATCGACCAATTGGGCGGCTTCCGGTGTGACTGCAGTGGCACCGGTTATGAGGGCCAGAATTGTGAGCTGAACATAGACGAATGCCTCTCGAATCCGTGCACGAATGGTGCCAAGTGCGTGGACAAGGTTAAGGACTACTTCTGCGACTGCCACAACGGCTACAAGGGCAAGAACTGTGAGCAGGACATCAACGAGTGCGAGAGTAATCCTTGCCAGTACAATGGCAACTGCCTGGAGCGTTCCAACATGACGCTCTACCAAATGAGTCGGATCACTGATCTGCCCAAGGTGTTTAGCCAGCCCTTCACCTTCGAGAATGCCAGCGG CTACGAGTGCGTCTGTGTGCCCGGCATCATTGGCAAGAACTGCGAGATCAACATTAATGAATGCGACAGTAATCCTTGCAGTAAGCACGGAAACTGCAATGATGGA ATTGGCACCTATACCTGCGAGTGCGAACCTGGCTTCGAGGGCACCCACTGTGAGATCAACATAGATGAGTGTGATCGCTATAATCCCTGCCAGAGGGGCACTTGTTACGACCAGATAGACGACtacgactgcgactgcgatgCGAACTACGGAGGCAAAAACTGTTCCGTGCTCCTCAAAGGCTGTGACCAGAAT CCTTGCTTAAATGGCGGCGCATGCTTGCCGTATCTGATCAACGAGGTAACTCATCTGTACAACTGCACCTGCGAGAACGGTTTCCAAGGCGATAAATGCGAGAAGACCACCACGCTGTCTATGGTGGCCACTAGCTTGATTTCGGTGACCACGGAACGCGAGGAGGGCTACGACATTAATCTTCAATTTAGGACCACTCTGCCCAATGGAGTTCTGGCCTTTGGAACCACCGGCGAAAAGAATGAACCAGTTAGCTACATTTTGGAGCTGATTAATGGACGTCTGAATCTACACTCCTCGCTACTTAATAAGTGGGAGGGCGTGTTTATCGGATCGAAGCTGAACGACAGCAACTGGCACAAGGTATTTGTGGCCATAAACACATCGCATTTAGTTCTTTCGGCCAACGACGAGCAGGCCATCTTTCCGGTTGGCTCCTATGAAACGGCCAACAACAGCCAGCCCTCGTTTCCGCGCACATATCTGGGCGGCACTATTCCCAATCTGAAGTCCTATCTGCGCCACCTCACCCACCAGCCGTCAGCTTTTGTGGGCTGCATGCAGGACATCATGGTCAATGGTAAATGGATCTTTCCCGATGAGCAGGATGCGAATGTCAGCTACACCAAGCTGGAAAATGTCCAAAGCGGTTGTCCTCGCACGGAGCAATGTAAACCGAATCCCTGCCATTCGAACGGTGAATGCACGGACCTTTGGCACACCTTCGCTTGTCATTGTCCCAGACCCTTCTTTGGACACACATGTCAGCACA ATATGACTGCAGCTACTTTTGGCCACGAGAACACCACCCACTCGGCTGTGATTGTGGAGACCACAGATGTGGCTAGGCGAGCCATTCGATCCATCCTAGACATTTCCATGTTTATTCGTACCCGCGAGCCAACCGGCCAAGTCTTTTACTTGGGCACCGATCCACGCAAAGCGCCCACTAAAA ATGTTGGGGACTCATATGTGGCGGCCAAATTACATGGCGGAGAACTGCTGGTAAAGATGCAGTTTAGCGGCACTCCGGAGGCCTACACCGTTGGTGGCCAGAAGTTGGACAACGGCTATAACCACCTGATCGAAGTGGTGCGCAATCAAACGCTCGTGCAGGTCAAGCTCAATGGCACCGAGTACTTCCGCAAGACGTTGTCCACGACGGGTCTGCTGGATGCACAGGTGCTTTACTTGGGCGGACCTGCACCCACACGCGAGTCACTTCTGGGAGCGACCACAGAACCAGGTATGGTTCCGGTTCCGGGAGCAGGAGTACCCATTGAAGACACAACAGTGCCCAAGGAGGCGGACGACAGCAGGGACTACTTCAAGGGCATAATCCAAGACGTGAAGGTCAGCAACGGTTCGCTCAATCTGATTGTCGAGATGTATTCCCTGAATGTGACGGACGTCCAAGTGAATGCCAAGCCCCTGGGCGCTGTAACCATCGATCGCGCCTCTGTGTTACCTGGTGAGGTGTCCGATGATTTGTGCCGAAAGAATCCGTGTCTGCATAACGCAGAGTGCAGGAACACATGGAACGACTACACATGCAAGTGTCCCAATGGCTACAAGGGCAAGAATTGCCAGGAGATCGAATTCTGCCAACACGTTACATGTCCGGGCCAAAGCTTGTGCCAAAATCTGGACGATGGCTATGAGTGTGTTACCAACACTACTTTTACTGGCCAGGAACGCAGCCCTCTTGCCTTCTTCTATTTCCAGGAGCCTCAATCTGACGATATTGTCAGTGAAGCGGCTCCCAAGCAGATCCTCAAACCGGTGATTGATATTGCCTTCCGCACTCGTGCTGGAGGAACTCTCCTGTACATCGACAATGTGGACGGATTCTTTGAAATCGGAGTAAACGGGGGACGTGTGACCATCACCTGGAAGCTCAGTGCGCTGCATTTTGGCGAGTCTGCCCGCTTTGAGAAGGAGAACACCGACGGAGAATGGAGTCGCATTTACCTAAGGGCACACAACAGCAAACTGGAGGGCGGATGGAAGGGATGGGAATCGATGGTGGATCCGACGCCAGCCTTTTCCACCGACATCGACCAAGCTGCCTTCCAGTCCCTGATCGCTACAAGTACCCAGGTTTACTTGGGTGGCATGCCAGAGTCGCGACAAGCTCGTGGATCCACTCTGTCCGCCCAGCAGGGCTCCCAATTTAAGGGCTGTGTGGGAGAGGCAAGGGTCGGCGATCTTCTACTGCCCTACTTCTCCATGGCGGAACTGTATTCGCGCACCAATGTTTCGGTACAGCAAAAGGCCCAATTTCGATTAAATGCCACGCGACCGGAGGAGGGCTGCATCCTGTGCTTCCAGACGGACTGCAAAAATGACGGCTTCTGCCAGTCTCCATCGGATGAGTACGCCTGCACCTGTCAGCCTGGATTCGAGGGCGATGATTGCGGCACGGACATCGACGAGTGTCTTAACACGGAATGCATGAACAACGGCACCTGCATCAACCAGGTGGCTGCCTTCTACTGCCAGTGTCAGCCAGGATTCGAGGGTCAGCACTGCGAGCAGAACATCGACGAGTGTGCGGACCAACCATGCCACAACGGTGGCAACTGCACGGATCTAATCGCCTCGTATGTGTGCGACTGTCCAGAGGACTATATGGGTCCGCAGTGCGACGTGCTGAAGCAAATGACCTGCGAGAACGAGCCATGTCGAAACGGATCAACGTGCCAGAATGGATTCA ATGCTTCTACTGGCAACAACTTTACATGCACCTGCGTGTCCGGCTTCGAGGGTCCACTTTGTGACATTCCCTTCTGTGAAATAACGCCTTGCGACAACGGTGGACTCTGTTTGACCACAGGAGCG GTACCGATGTGCAAGTGCAGCCTAGGATACACTGGTCGTCTGTGCGAGCAGGACATCAACGAGTGCGAATCGAATCCATGCCAGAACGGAGGTCAGTGCAAGGACCTCGTCGGCAGGTACGAGTGCGATTGCCAGGGCACCGGATTCGAGGGCATTCGCTGTGAGAATGACATCGACGAGTGCAGCGTGGAGGGAGATTACTGCGGCGGATTGGGCCGGTGTTTCAACAAGCCCGGATCCTTCCAGTGCATCTGCCAGAAACCCCATTGCGGAGCCTATTGCAACTTTACCGATCCCTGCAACGCTACGGACCTCTGCTCCAACGGCGGTCGCTGCGTGGAGTCCTGTGGCACCAAACCGGACTACTACTGCGAGTGTCCGGAAGGTTTTGCAGGCAAGAACTGCACAGCACCG aTAACGGCCAAGGAGGATGGACCTTCGACCACAGACATTGCCATCATTGTTATACCTGTAGtagtggtgctgctgctgatcgcGGGAGCCCTTCTGGGCACCTTCCTGGTGATGGCCAGGAACAAGCGGGCCACCAGGGGCACCTACAGCCCGAGCGCGCAAGAGTATTGTAATCCACGGCTGGAAATGGACAACGTACTGAAGCCACCGCCGGAAGAGCGACTTATTTAG